A stretch of the Argentina anserina chromosome 6, drPotAnse1.1, whole genome shotgun sequence genome encodes the following:
- the LOC126800240 gene encoding serine/threonine-protein kinase STN8, chloroplastic, with protein sequence MAYLPSLSLTTLKHNPKPLLYSPLKPNSLDNLWFFTNQFKVRPNRCNAFFGDIPGNVLENTLHLEQFPPFQYGIMEFQRVTEDLSESQKWGFLVFAGITWIYLTARPGILFGAIDSYLLAPLQLALDSVTGRRRLKWTDFVIGDKLGEGSFGVVYSGAIVPKNMNVEERVKNSGRGKALQLDERFKEKVILKKVKVGMQGAEECGEVEEWFNYRMSRAAPETCATFLGSFVADKTSSQFTKGGKWLVWKFEGNRNLADYMTDRKFPFNLESVMFGRVLQDVESVKRSALVIKQIMRQIITSLKKIHDTGIVHRDIKPANLVVTKKGKIKLIDFGAATDLRIGKNFVPNRGMLDPDFCPPELYVLPGETPVPPPEPIAAVLSPILWQLNSPDLFDMYSVGIILLQMAVPSLRSSAGLKNFNGEIKRFGYDLNRWRESTRLRPDLSLLDLDSGRGWDLATKLVSERGTLRRGRLSAAAALRHPYFLLAGDQAAAVLSKLSFTKY encoded by the exons ATGGCTTATCTGCCCTCTCTAAGCTTAACTACACTTAAACACAATCCCAAACCTCTACTTTACTCTCCCTTAAAACCCAATTCACTCGACAATCTATGGTTTTTCACAAACCAATTCAAGGTTCGTCCTAATAGATGTAATGCATTCTTTGGCGACATCCCTGGAAATGTGTTGGAGAACACCCTTCATTTGGAGCAGTTTCCTCCTTTCCAATATGGGATCATGGAATTTCAGAGAGTTACAGAGGACCTATCAGAGTCACAGAAATGGGGGTTTCTGGTATTTGCTGGAATAACATGGATATACTTAACTGCAAGGCCAGGTATTCTCTTTGGTGCCATTGATTCATATCTTCTTGCTCCTCTGCAACTGGCTTTGGATAGTGTCACTGGAAGGAGAAGATTGAAGTGGACCGATTTTGTGATTGGGGACAAGTTGGGAGAAGGATCTTTCGGGGTTGTTTATTCTGGGGCCATTGTTCCAAAGAACATGAATGTTGAAGAGAGGGTGAAGAATAGTGGAAGGGGAAAAGCTTTGCAATTGGATGAGAGGTTTAAGGAGAAGGTTATCCTGAAGAAG GTGAAGGTGGGAATGCAAGGGGCTGAAGAATGTGGCGAAGTCGAGGAGTGGTTCAATTACAGGATGTCTAGAGCAGCACCTGAAACATGTGCTACTTTCCTGGGAAGTTTTGTTGCTGATAAAACAAGTTCACAGTTCACAAAGGGTGGAAAATGGCTTGTTTGGAAATTTGAG GGAAACCGAAATCTTGCTGATTACATGACAGATCGGAAATTTCCTTTTAACTTGGAGTCTGTAATGTTTGGACGTGTCTTGCAAGACGTAGAGTCTGTGAAGCGCAGTGCCTTGGTCATCAAGCAAATAATGCGTCAGATTATAACTTCGCTCAAGAAAATCCATGACACAGGCATTGTTCACCGGGATATAAAGCCAGCAAATCTAGTAGTGACAAAAAAGGGAAAGATCAAGCTCATAGATTTTGGGGCAGCCACGGACCTCCGGATTGGAAAGAACTTTGTTCCAAACCGAGGTATGCTTGACCCTGATTTCTGTCCTCCTGAACTGTACGTACTCCCAGGTGAAACACCAGTGCCTCCTCCAGAACCTATTGCTGCAGTCCTTTCACCGATTCTTTGGCAG CTTAACAGTCCAGATCTTTTTGATATGTATTCGGTGGGTATCATACTATTGCAAATGGCAGTACCATCCTTAAGGTCTTCAGCAGGCTTGAAGAATTTCAATGGGGAGATAAAAAGATTTGGATATGACCTGAATAGATGGAGAGAGTCTACTAGATTGAGGCCTGACCTGTCACTTCTTGATCTTGATTCCGGTAGAGGATGGGATTTGGCTACAAAGCTGGTCTCAGAGAGAGGTACCCTACGAAGGGGGAGATTATCAGCAGCAGCTGCTCTGAGGCATCCCTACTTCTTGTTAGCTGGTGACCAGGCAGCTGCAGTTCTTTCGAAATTAAGTTTCACCAAATATTGA
- the LOC126800244 gene encoding serine/threonine-protein kinase AtPK2/AtPK19-like — protein MVLSQLPDLSKTRKCQPIQTQLLFPMAPMDVVVSDHVELDFSDVFGPVSVQAPVDSVEDGADHIYDDPVIIHNRSHSLVGPSSYVSHSLKLNKLTIHDTEDSVDVEECLDEGTVIDSQEPFIGDSVVEKPLEIVEEDSIKTESVGIEDFEVLKVVGQGAFAKVYQVRKKGTSEIYAMKVMRKDKIMEKNHAEYMKAERDILTKVDHPYVIQLRYSFQTKYRLYLVLDFVNGGHLFFQLYRHGLFREELARIYAAEIVSAVSHLHANGIMHRDLKPENILLDADGHAMLTDFGLAKKFDENTRSNSLCGTVEYMAPEIVQGKGHDKAADWWSVGVLLFEMLTGKPPFTGNRQKIQQKIVKDKVKLPTFLTSEAHSLLKALLEKDTSKRLGCGPLGSDEIKGHKWFKPINWKKLDAREIQPSFRPDVAGQHCIANFESCWTDMPLVDSPAASPNASGNPFSGFSYVRPAASFLQN, from the exons ATGGTTTTATCTCAGCTGCCTGATTTGTCCAAGACCCGCAAGTGCCAACCAATTCAGACCCAGTTGCTTTTTCCAATGGCCCCAATGGATGTTGTAGTTTCTGATCATGTTGAGCTTGACTTTTCAGACGTTTTTGGGCCTGTATCAGTCCAGGCCCCAGTAGACTCTGTTGAAGATGGTGCTGACCATATATACGATGATCCTGTCATCATTCACAACCGATCACATTCTTTGGTCGGTCCGTCATCATACGTGAGCCACTCATTGAAGCTCAACAAACTCACTATTCATGACACAGAAGATTCAGTGGATGTCGAAGAGTGTCTTGATGAAGGCACTGTGATAGACTCTCAGGAACCTTTTATTGGTGATAGTGTTGTTGAAAAACCTCTAGAAATTGTTGAGGAGGATTCCATTAAAACCGAGAGCGTAGGCATTGAAGATTTTGAGGTTTTGAAGGTTGTTGGGCAGGGTGCATTTGCAAAAGTATATCAGGTGAGGAAGAAGGGGACATCAGAAATATATGCTATGAAGGTCATGCGTAAGGATAAGATCATGGAGAAGAACCATGCTGAATACATGAAAGCTGAGAGGGATATACTAACAAAAGTTGACCATCCATATGTTATCCAGCTTAGATACTCATTCCAA ACCAAGTACAGACTTTATCTTGTGCTGGATTTTGTCAATGGAGGTCACCTTTTCTTTCAACTGTACCGCCATGGCCTATTCAG GGAGGAGCTGGCACGAATATATGCTGCTGAGATTGTTTCTGCTGTATCTCACCTCCATGCAAATGGTATAATGCATAGGGATCTTAAACCTGAAAATATCTTATTGGATGCAGATGGCCAT GCCATGCTGACTGACTTTGGGCTTGCCAAAAAATTTGACGAAAATACAAGATCTAATTCTCTATGTGGAACTGTAGAATACATGGCACCTGAAATAGTTCAGGGAAAAGGGCATGATAAGGCAGCAGATTGGTGGAGTGTGGgagttctattgtttgagATGCTTACCGGAAAG CCTCCTTTTACTGGGAACCGTCAGAAAATTCAACAGAAGATAGTTAAGGACAAAGTCAAGTTGCCAACCTTTTTAACAAGTGAAGCACATTCTCTGTTAAAAGCG CTACTAGAGAAGGACACAAGCAAGCGCCTAGGCTGTGGACCTCTTGGAAGTGATGAAATCAAGGGCCATAAATGGTTCAAGCCAATTAATTGGAAGAAATTGGATGCTCGGGAAATCCAACCTAGCTTCCGACCTGATGTTGCTGGACAGCACTGCATCGCAAACTTTGAGTCATGCTGGACTGACATGCCGCTCGTGGACTCCCCGGCTGCTAGCCCCAATGCTTCTGGAAACCCCTTCTCAGGCTTTAGTTATGTTAGGCCTGCAGCCTCTTTTCTTCAAAACTAG
- the LOC126796708 gene encoding probable WRKY transcription factor 70: protein MESLECSTARPAESASLTNRLRVKEELVLGHELANQLSRVVSNGDFRSAEGLVTKILCSFKNILYILQGSNPGSEDPPEELLSHMRADAIALAPPLPPPRPPPPQILESSAWDAHTAVKRRAAFTDHRGSFKRGKRMTSQAWSRDGPDFNDDGHAWRKYGEKQIQNAIHSRSYFRCTHKYDQDCKAIKQVQKLDDDSQLFRTTYYGNHTCTNSILQAPAFVFDSTSTTPKEASDSKFMLIYDDTSNSLTNNQEQPLFSSTENELMIKSSYTTGSQSSSLLSSGYLVSPDTVVGEPCEPISGMPPQIELDLEDMFLEAEMGHLLYDEEIFPYELW from the exons ATGGAGTCATTGGAGTGTAGTACTGCTCGGCCAGCTGAAAGTGCGTCTTTGACGAATCGGCTAAGGGTGAAGGAAGAACTGGTTCTAGGGCATGAACTTGCGAACCAGCTTAGCAGGGTTGTTTCTAATGGGGATTTCAGATCAGCCGAAGGCCTCGTTACAAAGATCTTGTGCTCCTTCAAGAACATCCTTTACATCTTACAAGGAAGTAATCCTGGGTCTGAGGATCCTCCGGAGGAGCTTCTTTCTCATATGCGAGCCGATGCTATTGCTTTAGCTCCTCCACTACCACCTCCtcgtcctcctcctcctcaaatTCTAGAATCGTCAGCTTGGGATGCTCATACGGCTGTTAAGAGACGTGCTGCGTTCACGGATCACAGAGGCTCATTCAAGAGAGG AAAGAGGATGACTTCACAAGCATGGTCCAGAGACGGTCCAGATTTCAATGACGACGGTCATGCATGGAGAAAGTATGGAGAGAAACAGATCCAGAATGCTATCCATTCAag aAGCTACTTCAGGTGCACTCATAAGTACGATCAAGACTGCAAAGCAATCAAGCAGGTGCAAAAACTTGACGATGATTCGCAGCTCTTTCGGACTACATACTATggaaatcacacatgcaccaACAGCATCCTCCAGGCTCctgcatttgtttttgataGTACAAGCACTACTCCAAAGGAAGCGTCTGATTCCAAGTTTATGCTTATATATGACGACACAAGCAACAGCCTCACAAACAATCAAGAACAGCCTTTGTTCTCATCCACCGAAAACGAGCTCATGATCAAGTCTAGTTATACTACCGGCAGCCAGTCATCATCACTATTATCTAGTGGTTATCTTGTGTCACCTGATACAGTGGTGGGTGAGCCTTGTGAACCCATTAGCGGTATGCCACCACAGATTGAGCTTGATCTTGAGGACATGTTTCTTGAGGCAGAGATGGGACACTTATTATACGATGAAGAAATTTTTCCATATGAACTTTGGTGA
- the LOC126800283 gene encoding uncharacterized protein LOC126800283: protein MQNGIGLSKEANATLLDSDFLKPKSSEGEDLEKEERLKRVDENVGLKKVRQLMRRSSILAKQVISIESALSLGFVSGLGQYHFLDGNVCRSEDKLAFRGV, encoded by the exons ATGCAAAATGGGATTGGACTCAGTAAAGAAGCCAATGCTACTTTACTGGATTCAGATTTTCTGAAGCCGAAGAGTAGTGAAGgtgaagatttggagaaggAGGAGAGATTGAAGCGTGTTGATGAAAATGTTGGGTTGAAGAAAGTGAGGCAGCTGATGAGGAGGTCGAGTATTCTAGCGAAACAAGTTATCAGTATTGAAAGTGCTCTCAGCTTGGGCTTTGTTTCAGGTTTGGGTCAATACCACTTCT TGGATGGTAATGTTTGTAGAAGTGAGGATAAACTTGCTTTCAGGGGAGTGTGA
- the LOC126800271 gene encoding uncharacterized protein LOC126800271: MQALQHHPLAGDHILRPKSGRTPLKPVNSPATPVNAAPVTKTKPPAQECINISLFGPSNKENGPVYGAQMIETEAMDASLAEELSAIRKKLERIRMDRERTEKMLKEREAMLDLKMKEIENRGQVQKMVEIDVDRVFRLNQLHSYTIRVSPIRSLREKEQQKKATGSTPIKIVNFEEMEESVGENTPQKLRSASIESEIVPARESAITESV, from the exons ATGCAAGCCCTCCAGCATCATCCACTCGCCGGAGACCACATTCTCCGGCCCAAAAGCGGTCGGACGCCACTCAAGCCTGTGAACTCTCCAGCAACTCCGGTCAATGCTGCTCCAGTTACAAAAACGAAGCCACCAGCACAAGAATGTATCAACATCTCTCTGTTTGGACCCTCGAACAAGGAGAACGGGCCGGTTTACGGGGCACAGATGATCGAAACTGAGGCGATGGACGCGTCTTTGGCGGAGGAGCTGAGTGCGATCCGGAAGAAACTGGAGAGGATAAGGATGGATCGAGAGAGAACTGAGAAGATGCTCAAAGAAAGGGAAGCAATGCTGGATTTGAAGATGAAGGAGATTGAAAACAGAGGTCAAGTCCAGAAGATGGTTGAGATTGATGTTGATAGGGTGTTCAGATTGAATCAGCTCCATTCTTATACCATT AGAGTTTCTCCGATTCGGTCTCTGAGAGAAAAGGAGCAGCAAAAGAAAGCCACTGGATCAACACCAATTAAG ATAGTGAATTTTGAGGAGATGGAGGAATCAGTAGGGGAAAACACACCACAGAAGCTGAGGTCTGCTTCAATCGAATCGGAAATTGTTCCGGCAAGGGAATCAGCTATTACTGAATCGGTTTAA
- the LOC126800254 gene encoding F-box protein SKIP1-like has translation MMLRPHKKLKPPPALSDHPSTRRWEDLDVDCLANVLARVGMESLLLSLPFVCKSWYAASLDPSCWNMLSFPDFEPYPLFNTVHNTNVEPKSFGVFYNKFVEEYHIDNSRFSITGFIKLVVDRSKGKALELKLPRFCTEEALRYVADACPGIKRLSFSDDLVVFKHSQILPEVIGKWKLLEHLILGGNMENLMEQFGVKSGDYLSRDFEDKVLSLDKELSLDVIPARNKNLLQILVQVGIHCKRIRSLHILDVCVGEYEASAIVKGLPNLVFLTLARSRIERKALVMLLEGCKKLRCFDVRNCEGFQADGEELQKLGSHIKEFKWTWDLTGYNHFHAVKMVILAQAKLNQLMRMSRRRQNRC, from the coding sequence ATGATGCTGAGACCACATAAGAAGCTTAAGCCGCCGCCGGCTCTCTCCGATCATCCCTCAACCCGTAGATGGGAAGACTTAGACGTGGACTGCTTAGCAAACGTGTTGGCCAGAGTCGGAATGGAGTCACTGCTTCTATCTCTCCCTTTCGTCTGTAAATCATGGTACGCCGCCTCTCTCGATCCCTCATGCTGGAACATGCTCTCCTTCCCAGACTTTGAGCCTTATCCTCTGTTCAATACTGTTCATAATACTAATGTCGAGCCCAAGAGCTTCGGCGTCTTTTACAACAAGTTTGTAGAAGAGTACCATATCGACAACTCCCGGTTTTCAATCACCGGGTTTATAAAACTGGTCGTCGATCGTAGCAAGGGCAAGGCTCTGGAGCTCAAGTTGCCTCGGTTTTGTACGGAAGAAGCGTTGAGATATGTGGCGGATGCTTGTCCTGGGATCAAGCGTCTCTCTTTTTCTGATGACTTGGTGGTGTTTAAGCATTCACAGATTTTACCGGAGGTGATTGGGAAGTGGAAGCTTCTGGAGCATTTGATTTTGGGTGGGAATATGGAGAATTTGATGGAGCAGTTTGGGGTGAAGAGTGGGGATTATTTGAGTAGGGATTTCGAGGACAAGGTGCTGTCGTTGGACAAGGAGTTATCGTTGGATGTGATTCCGGCTAGGAATAAGAATTTGCTTCAGATTCTGGTGCAGGTTGGGATTCACTGCAAGAGGATAAGGAGTTTGCATATTTTGGATGTCTGTGTTGGTGAATATGAGGCGTCGGCGATTGTGAAAGGGCTGCCGAATCTTGTGTTCTTGACTCTGGCGCGGTCTCGCATTGAGCGGAAGGCCCTTGTTATGCTATTGGAGGGTTGCAAGAAGCTGAGGTGTTTTGATGTTCGGAACTGTGAAGGGTTTCAGGCGGATGGTGAAGAACTGCAGAAGCTTGGTTCTCATATAAAGGAGTTTAAGTGGACATGGGATCTGACTGGTTATAATCACTTCCATGCGGTGAAGATGGTTATTTTAGCCCAGGCTAAACTGAATCAGTTGATGAGGATGAGCCGTCGAAGACAGAATAGGTGTTAG
- the LOC126800253 gene encoding F-box/LRR-repeat protein At3g48880-like, whose translation MMRPEKKLKPSPDPRPPPTNNGVVSNQSHDQSPIRRWEDLDVDCLANVFAKVGMESLLLSLSFVCKSWYAVSHNPLCWKVLSFPDFEPYPLFASVHEIDFETLKFGPFYDKFVNEYNVNRTRFTITGFIKLVVSRSNGKATYLKLPGFCNEEALRYVSDACPELRMLLLCDDLLLFKHSHVVSELIGKWKHLEHLTLGGNCGEIVKQYGGSGEYLSKYFEGLLAFNEFTNENLHRIVVQLGVHCKRFMSLHVFETVVGEAEASAIVTMLPGLMDLTLGHCWIERDTLVMILKGCKKVGAFNLWYCEGFEGCDEEMLKLASHIRDFWYNGAPNDFTSLNVLKRIILTMGIKNQIWRKGKLLLARISELDE comes from the coding sequence ATGATGAGACCAGAGAAGAAGCTGAAGCCGTCGCCGGATCCGCGACCTCCACCGACCAATAACGGCGTCGTATCAAACCAAAGCCACGATCAATCCCCAATCCGAAGATGGGAGGACTTAGACGTGGACTGCTTAGCAAATGTGTTCGCCAAAGTCGGAATGGAGTCTCTACttctatctctctcttttgTCTGCAAATCATGGTACGCCGTATCTCACAACCCCTTATGTTGGAAAGTCCTCTCTTTCCCAGACTTTGAACCCTATCCCCTGTTCGCTTCTGttcacgaaatcgatttcgagACCCTGAAATTCGGCCCCTTTTATGATAAGTTCGTAAACGAGTACAACGTTAACCGAACTCGGTTCACCATCACCGGTTTCATCAAACTTGTCGTCAGTCGTAGCAATGGGAAAGCTACTTATCTTAAGCTACCCGGGTTCTGTAACGAAGAGGCATTGAGGTATGTTTCAGATGCGTGCCCTGAGCTTAGGATGTTGCTTTTGTGCGATGACTTGTTGTTGTTTAAGCATTCACATGTAGTTTCGGAGCTGATTGGGAAGTGGAAGCATCTGGAGCACTTGACATTGGGAGGCAACTGCGGCGAGATTGTGAAGCAGTATGGTGGTAGTGGGGAGTACTTGAGTAAGTACTTTGAGGGGTTGCTGGCGTTCAACGAGTTCACCAATGAGAATTTGCACAGGATCGTGGTTCAGCTCGGTGTTCACTGCAAGCGTTTCATGAGTTTGCACGTCTTTGAGACCGTTGTTGGTGAGGCTGAAGCGTCGGCGATTGTGACTATGCTGCCGGGTCTGATGGACTTGACGCTGGGGCATTGTTGGATAGAAAGAGATACTCTTGTTATGATCTTGAAGGGGTGTAAGAAGGTTGGTGCTTTTAATCTATGGTATTGTGAAGGTTTTGAGGGGTGTGATGAGGAAATGTTGAAGCTTGCTTCCCATATTAGGGACTTTTGGTACAATGGCGCGCCGAATGATTTTACCAGCTTGAATGTGTTGAAGAGGATTATCTTGACCATGGGGATAAAGAATCAAATTTGGAGGAAAGGTAAGCTTCTACTGGCAAGGATTTCTGAATTAGATGAGTAA